The sequence TTGGGGCATCCTATGTGGTGTCCATGCAGTGCAGTAGCTGCCTCTTGTACCCCCTATATGccctgaaatgtggacaccGTGATAACCAGAATATTATTTTGTCTAAGGTCTCATTTGTATATAACACATACAAGTAAGCCTctgagatcaggacaactttccaataaAAACAGTATAGTGGGGTCTCAGAGTAgtattgtgagagcctctagctatattGTATATAGgatacacacatgtatgtatgactgtgtgctacctcttaatcaatattttttatgtacagtaaatagatCATGCATGACATGCCTTTTGTACTGAAGTTATGTCTAGCTGTTCTACTCACTTCCGCTCAATCACTTCTGTCTGTACCTTTTGTTACTTTCATTGAAATGACCATCAAATCAAATTCTTTAAGGTGTGCTGTATACACTTTAATGCTGCTCCTCTTTCATGAGAATTTTGGTAACTTTACAATTTGGCATGCAAGAGAGAACTTTCAATGATATAAAAGTGTACCAGTcattttgtgaccaaatttgcaagaaaggtcttccacacaccaaattttatcactttaatgattcataacttaatTTAGATTTGAAATAAGTTATTGATTGAAATTTTGTCAGCTGTGAGCCATGACATAGAGCATTGGAGGAAGaaaaatttcagaaacaaagTTATTCATACAATTGGGAATTGTGTGTGGAAGACACAAATCCAGCCTATAAGAGCATCCATTGCATTATATTGCATAAACAAAATTTGACTTAAAAGTCTTTTCTGCTGCCAACTATTTGCTCCACTAATGATTTCCTCTATTGACATTTATCAACAGCATATATTGGGGCCAGCAACAGCCTGCCATATCCACACACATATGTGGTACAAATTGGCTATTCTGTCTGCAGCTTGACTATTTTGGCATGGATCCCATCATTTACTACTTTACATGTGCTCTATTCAAGGCAGAAAGTCAAGCTGATGTTGaaaacagaacttagacaatttACTTATATCTAAAACCATTTAGTTAATGAAattacattaatttaactacTTAATCACTCTGCATAAAAGTAATAGTGAACTTGTTCATTCTGGTCACCTCTAATTAAGGAGGTGGTTGCATTAAACATGTTAAGTCACTgcatgtacacaaatgacacaactaggagactgttacaatggtcagtttaaatcagatgaccttattatacagtgatccagttggacaggtttcattgtatagtTGAATATTAGAAGTTTTGTGCAACcacaaatgcagtaaaatacCAGTAAAGCAAACAGGCATAACATGGGATGTGATCAAAGGAATCAAATAAAACTTGGTGTATGACTTTGACTCATGATGCACTGTCTTTGtgccaattttgaagaaatttgaaaagagtgggttaacattaaattttgataatttagcatggaatgaccaaaatactagaatttcTGAGATAATATCCCAATTTGCCCAATGCTGACAGAGGTACAGCAGGTGGTTTTGACTAGTCCATATAGTATGGAGAAATATTTTGTcgcataaaataaactatagaccatattaCAAGATTCAGCCAAAAAAGCCATTTATTCTACCGGACTATAAAGGGCgcagccatgtagctaaaattcaatcttagactaaAACTAGTAGTGGGaacatatgggtatcagctgcacatgatcaaatttagtgttttgaagtatagcataatttacagtctcatggttcaaactacactagctgtccaaacagtagagaagGTGTaagtggagagggcaagtaaattgactcaccagtgtgtggagtgcCTGTGCACTCGCTGTATACAATTCTCCTGCTAGGGGGCTCTAGATCTGGTGGCATATATACTCTCGGAccccctggaaatttttggaaaatggctatcacaagattgaatctagaaacTATaaatgtgggtacaagatgaatGAGTAGTAATTTCAATTAAAAAACAGAACTAAACaatgtttcttgttattggattttaagaaaatgtaaaatagtggcttgtcaaagagaataaagagtgtataggTAAGGCCAAGGAGAATATTTAGCACACAGGAATCGATCTACTTcatatatagccactgttctgtggtgcaggttgctatttcaatctaacttttaaaatgatggatccatccatcaactagtctacaaatacaaatagtttttggccacaactaactcCTTTTTACgacacaatgatcatgacaacataaatgctgcagtatcatttaagcttaaagttgagtTTCAAGGGATTTTatagtgcaaactccagaagctgctagatttagACAAATGTAGCGTGGGATTGATCAAGTAAGGGAACCAAAACAAACAGCTCTCAGATGTTGCggccttgtgaactttataaatgctaagaattcactattatataagactattgttttacttgcaagagaatCATTTcacccaagaatcaagtttgtagcagagcctaaaaaaacttaaactatttgacagaaaatgttattttcagaataaattttcaattaatgatgttttatacaatttatagtacattatAGGTTTACCTAAAGTGATTGGTATCTGGCAagatgtttggtacaatggtgagggtagtagtgcacaggtctagaagaataggttaATTTCAGCTTATGCTCtagtaacttcttgaaaattatagttttaatgatggatgttctgttagagtagttgactgttctattagagtatttcggattAAGCAGCTTCTAAGGTAAGAtttactccaaaagtataattttgaacccctcttagtaattcttggacaagattagctattccccttgctctttccatcttttaaTTGTCCATACATGTGTgtaaaatgcaactgcacctgtactacagcttctagaagcttcctaacTTGCTCATTGTAGacttttggaggggggtgcttcagccccccaagcaccctcctaaatccgcccttgagcTACATGCTGCCTGTCCTGTAATTAATTCAAAGTCAAAGTGATTTCTTACACAACACTcctacaaacaagtacatggcCAAACTGACATATCACACGTTTCATTAAACACAACAACAGACTGTACATGATACAcatataaatatatgcattgaCAATGAAAAGTTTGTGTTTTAGTCACTTGATTAAACATCAAATGAAAGTGAGAACAGCTTGCAGATTAAGTAAAGGATGCGTGGAAAACTATTAGTGATCAAAGGAGGTACGTACTATTATAATTCAAAGCTTAAGCATATCTCAGCACAGAGCAGTAGTATAACGTAATTAAAGCTGTAGAGTCACCATCAACCGTTACCTTCCAACAGCTACAATATGACACACTCCTACTGCCATGTTCCCCTTTATACCAGCACTTGAACTCAAATACTAATAGCAACATAAGCAAACCTCATCAATAAAGTACGGAGAAGTTCGGTGTAGTATTTGAGACACACAATAGTATGTAAATGAACCTTAATAATATATAACCAACTAAGTCTATGAAAGCTGAATGCAGTCCTTCATCAATCTGAAGGACTGACCAAGCATTTTGAGTATTGAAAACGTCAACTATTCAGAAGCCACTGACAACTCAAAATTTACAACCACACAGTAGTGGCAGTGTGTTAAGTGTTTGCGATGTTACAATACATCTTTAATAACATCTTTGATCaactaaataatattatgcattttCCTTGTACAAAAATATCCATAAAGTAtcattatgtactgtacatgtaacattTAGAAATGTTAATGTTTTAACTAGCTAAGTAGCTAGTTAGATCATCAGTGACATCATCAACATTACAATCATTACTATTCCATTAACAGCCCATCCTCCTGGTGCAGCACTAGTACTACTATCCCTAGTAGGTAGAGTTGGTATTGTAGCTGTAATCCTAGGGTCTATAGTAGTTGGAGTTGTGCTCCTAgtaggtggagttgtggttggAGTACCAACATCCTGTGTATACGTAATATATCAAAATAATAGCTATTAGAAAATAAATACTATATATGGATTGTGTGATGTAAATATCTGTATGATGGTCAGATCCTCTGACATGTATAGTTGTTTACCTGACATGGTTGGGGAAATGGCAAGTTACAAGTCCTGTAGGCTTCCATGGCATTCAGATATATTTGTCTATTGCTACTAAACCTGCAGAGATGATTCATAACATCACATTATGTGCTGGTGATCATGACTTACATTGAAAACAAATATAGTGTTTCTCCAAAACAACATCCCAACCGTCGCATCCTATCCATCAGATACTGTCAGATAAATACACTTAAATTATACACAGCATGTAATAAACTACATATTGAAAGGATGTTGTTAATGTTGCTACAGTGGTAGGCTATAAAGGTATCTTATAAAAAACATGATGAATAAAAATGTTCTAACTAATTCAACAACACTCTTATGCATAGTACCATATGTGTATCTATGTACTGTAAATATGATATGTATTTTTCTTAGCAGCCATGTATATAATAGGCACATTTGTACAAGCTACTAAGACCTGTGAAGACCGTGTATTATATTGGTCTTGGTCTCATATATAAAACTTGTCACAGCTTTAGGGTCATTGTACCTGAAAGCTAAAGTACGTTAAAGGATCTGAGAGTGAAAGAGTGTTAATTCAAAGCATCCTTTAACAAAAACTTAACACAACACATAAATGCTACATATTTTTAGACAATAACTTAGTAGCACACATTCCCTTCTTATTAGCCTTTTAGAACACATAGTTTGTCTTGAAAATGATACCTACTCTATGCACACAATGTTCACTAAAGATCTATATATGTAATTGCAGTATACTACTGTACACCAGCTTACGTTAGTACAACCTGCTGGACACTGTCCTGGAGTGGTGACCACACAAACTCCTTCATTATTATTCATCTGAAGCAATCATATAATAGATAGATCTAACACTACATGTATATGCTTACATCATCATCAAGATCATTGAACACTTGAGCACAATTGTCTCCATCTGGTTGTCTGCCACAGGCAAGACGATATCCAAGCTCGGCAGTATCAGCCTATCATAATATCAATACTACAcatgaaataatattatgttgctgctgctgctgctgctgctgctgctgctgctgctgctgctgctgctgctgctgctgctgctgctgctgctgctgctgctgctgctgctgctgctgctgctgctgctgctgctgctgctgctgctgctgctgctgctgctgctgctgctgctgctgctgctgctgctgctgctgctgctgctgctgctgctgctgctgctgctgctgctgctgctgctgctgctgctgctgctgctgctgctgctgctgctgctgctgctgctgctgctgctgctgctgctgctgctgctgctgctgctgctgctgctgctgctgctgctgctgctgctgctgctgctgctgctgctgctgctgctgctgctgctgctgctgctgctgctgctgctgctgctgctgctgctgctgctgctgctgctgctgctgctgctgctgctgctgctgctgctgctgctgctgctgctgctgctgctgctgctgctgctgctgctgctgctgctgctgctgctgctgctgctgctgctgctgctgctgctgctgctgctgctgctgctgctgctgctgctgctgctgctgctgctgctgctgctgctgctgctgctgctgctgctgctgctgctgctgctgctgctgctgctgctgctgctgctgctgctgctgctgctgctgtactTACATTTGCACCAAAACAACGACGAACAACAGGGCTAAATCGATCCCAACATGATGTAGAGCAGACTTCATCAAGAGTTGACTGAGGAAGATCAAAGAAATTCCGAGTAGTGATTAAGGTGTTGAGTTGAGAACCACAAGTACGGTCCACCCTTGAAATATCATTCACTCCATTAATCAAACACAGCCCTATTTCAAAACTAGATTGACTATTCACACCATTCAGTGTGATGACCATTATCAGTAGACCAGCTAGTGACATCTCCATTATTAACCGTCAAGTTTAGTGTAACTGTGTTGATCTGACAGTTCCTTTATATAGGTTACTGATATGTCTGAGTTGTGTCATCCATCACCTATTATGGTGCATGCAGTTACAAGATTCTAATTGGATTCTTGTCTGAATAAACAGCATCACATTACTTTGGGAATATATATTATTAAAGAGTCATCTTTTATGCATACGAGCCATCATTGTGTCTGCGTGTATCACTGCACATGTATTCATTGCATAGTAGTTCATTTAACTCAGCTAGGTGGTATGTAGCACACTATACACTTCAGAGTGatttacatttataagtctaAGGTATGACCTGCACATTGAATTAAAGAAATTCATGCATGCTATTACATTTTCCACTATAGCTATGCATACAGTATGTCATGTTATGTAGTTATAACTACTGCAATATTAAGTCTATACACAGTTAATCAAAGACGAAGCCGTGTATTGTATATAGTATAATCACTCAGTCTTTGCTTATAGTAAACGTTCAAAATAGttatgtatattatatacataaaaTGTGTTTATGCCTCATCATTCACAAACTACTGAACTTATTTGATTGATGCATCATAATCACACTTACGTAAAGGATAACAGTGTAATAATCTTATGCATGATAAAAGTGGCTGGAATAAAAATTTGCACATTTTGGAAAGGTGGATATATATTGGTTGCTCAGATTTCTTATCTTGACTCTTCAGCTACTGTGATTACTAAATCTAAATGCACTTTAAAAGAATTTCAGGATGACTAGAGGTTGTAAATTCTATGAAGTTGAAGTGTAGTGACACATTTCTTCAACATCTTTTATTAAACTAGGTGATGGCTTAAAATAGCAGCAATAAACTCACTAGAGGTTATTAAAGTCGTAATTCACAAATTAAGGCAAATGTCACACTTGCATTTTTTTATGTGAGGGCCGTGCACATGGTAACTAAACCTGTTTTAGCCAGTGGAATACTACATAGTCAGAAGCCTTAATTGCATTCTACAGGTGAACAGATTAACAGATGAATGAATTAAG comes from Dysidea avara chromosome 4, odDysAvar1.4, whole genome shotgun sequence and encodes:
- the LOC136254337 gene encoding uncharacterized protein — encoded protein: MEMSLAGLLIMVITLNGVNSQSSFEIGLCLINGVNDISRVDRTCGSQLNTLITTRNFFDLPQSTLDEVCSTSCWDRFSPVVRRCFGANADTAELGYRLACGRQPDGDNCAQVFNDLDDDMNNNEGVCVVTTPGQCPAGCTNYLMDRMRRLGCCFGETLYLFSMFSSNRQIYLNAMEAYRTCNLPFPQPCQDVGTPTTTPPTRSTTPTTIDPRITATIPTLPTRDSSTSAAPGGWAVNGIVMIVMLMMSLMI